CGCATGACCGAGAACACCGGCATCGCACTGCCGCCGCTCAGCGACGACAGCATCGCCCGGATCGAGAGCGCCGTGTTCGACGAGATCGGCGACGACTCGGCATCCCGCTCCGTCTCAGCGCGCCGCCAGGAGCCGCATCGTGTGCGGCGACGCTGGGTCACCGGGCTGGGCATCGCCGCGGCGTTCGTCGTGGGCGCGCTCGTGACACCACCCCTCATGAATGCGGTGTCCGGCGGCACGGGCGCAGCCGACACTGCGTCAGGCGGCGCGAGCACAGCCTTCGACAGCGGCCCCGTGCCCGCCATCGGTCAGCCCGAGACCGCGACGGATGCGGGCAAGGCCGTCGACGCGGCAGGCGATGTCGCAGACGCCGGCCGCGACATCATCACGACCGCGCAGCTGACTCTGCGCGTCGGCGATGTCGCGAAGGCAGCGGCTGCGATCAGCGACCTGGCTGCGGAGCAGGGCGGCTATGTCGAGTCCACCGATATCGGTCTGGCTCCGGGAGCACCGATCGATTCGACCACGATGCCGCCTCCGGACCGGGGCGAAGGATGGATCAGCATCCGCATCCCCGCCGCGAAGCTGACGGACGCGATGAAGGCCGCCGAAGCTGAAGGGCAGGTGCTGGGTTCGTCCATCTCCCGCCAGGACGTCACGTCCACGGCCGTGGACCTGCGGGCTCGGGTGGATGCGTCGAAGGCGTCCGTGCAGCGGCTGACCGAGCTGATGGCCAAGTCCGGATCGGTCGCGGACCTGATCGCGGCGGAGTCCGCCCTGAGCGAGCGCCAGGCGCAGCTGGAGAGCTACGAGCAGCAGCTGAAGAGCATCGACGAGCAGGTGGCGATGTCGAGCATCCGCGTGCAGCTCACCGAGCGCACGACTGCGACGAGCGCCGATCCCGCAGGATTCGGGGACGGACTTCTGGCGGGTTGGAACGGGCTCATCGTCTCGCTGAATGCCCTCGTGGTCGCGTTCGGATTCCTCCTCCCCTGGCTCGTCCCGATCGCCGTCGTGCTTCTGGTGGTCTGGCTGATCCGGCGGCGGCGGCGCGTAGTTCCTTGATTTTCCGGGGTATACAAGAACTCTTGTGAGTATCCGACTTCGCCTTTAGCGTTGTCGACGTGGAAGACATCTCGGTCATCACGGCCATCACGCATCCGGTCCGACGCCGCATCGTGGATCGCCTGCTGCTGCACGGCGCCACCCAGGTCGGCGTGCTCGCGCGGACGCTCGACGCGCAGGTGGGCAGCATCAGCCATCACCTGCGGATGCTGCAGAAGGCCGGCGTCGTCGAACAGGTCGATCCGCCGGACGGCGATCGCCGCGCCAGCTGGTGGCAGCTCGCGCGGCGGTCGTTCACCTGGTCGTCCGCCGACTTCGACTCCCCCGCGGATGCGTTGATCGCTCGCGAGGCGCAGCGCGCGAATGTGCGCAACCAGCTGGATCGTCTGCAGCGCTGGTACCGCGTGTCCGCGCAGAGCGAGATGGAGGGCTTCAACACCGACACGCTCGCCTGGGCGACCCCGGACGAGCTGATGGATCTGCAGCATCGGCTGGGCGCCGTGCTCGACGACTGGAGGGCGGGGATCGACCGCACGGACGGGCAGGAGCGCACGCCGGTGTACTTCTTCGCGCATGGATTCCCGACGGAGGTGTGAGATGACCACGAGCGAGACACGGATGCTGCGACGCCCGCCCTCCTTCCGGAAGGACCGGATGGTGCAGGCGTGGCTGACGATCAAGGCCGTCTCCGACGCCGGCGATGCGATCTTCCTGATCGCGTTCGCCTGGACGGCCGTGCAGATCGCCTCCCCCGCCGTCGCCGGGCTGGTCGTCGCGGCAGGCACGCTCCCGCGCGCGGCCGTACTCCTCATCGGGGGCGCGTATGCGGATCGCGTGGATGCCAGACGGCTGATGATCCTCTTCAACCTGCTGCGGATCGTGGTGCTCATCACGGTGACGGTGTGGTGTCTCGCGACCACGCCCACCGTGGCACTGCTGCTGGCCGCGAGTGTGGCCTTCGGGCTGTGCGACGCGTTCTTCGAGCCGGCGGCCGGAACCATGCCCCGCCAGCTCGTGGATGTCGCGGATCTGCCCGCGTACTCCGCGCTCAGTCAGACGCTCTCCCGCCTGGGCACGATGGCGGGCTCGGCGATCGGCGGATTCCTCGTGGCGGCCTACGGCATCGCCGGCAGTGCGGGGTTGAACACCGTCACGTATGTGGTGGTCGTCGTGTTCATCCTCCTGTGGCTGCGTCCGCGCTTCGCGCTCCCCCGCGCAACGGCGCAGCAGAGCGTGCTGCGGGATGTCGCCGACGGCTTCCGGTACCTCGGCCGTGAACGCGCCACGCGGACGCTCGTGATCGCGCTGTCCGGTCTGAATCTGGCCGTCGGGCCGGCGATCTCGATCGGCCTGCCGCTGCAGGCGACGGCGCAGGGCTGGGGTGCCGGGGCCGTGGGCGTGTTCGAGGCGCTGGTGGGCGGCGGCGCGATGATCGGCGCACTGGTGGTCGTGCGGTGGCGGCCGCGTCGCGAGGCGGTCGGCGGGTTCACCGCACTCATCGCACAGGGCGCCGGAATCGTCGCGCTCGGCGCCGGCTCGCAGATCGTCGTGGGCGCCGGATGCCTCGTGGTCGGGCTCACCGCCGGCTTCGCCTCAGTGCTGCTGGGCTCGACCTTCGCGGCGACCGCCGCGCCCGACCACCTCGGCAGGCTCGGGTCGATCCTGCGACTGGGCGATGACTGCCTGATGCCGGTGGCGATGGCCCTGTTCGGGCTGCTCGCCGGCATCCTGCCGCTGTTCGTGCCTTTCGCGATATACGGCGGAGCGATGGCGCTGCTGATGATCGTGCCGCTCCGCAATCCGCAGATCCGGAGCATCGCCCTGTCAACCCCTGTCGGGGCATGAGCTGCGCCGGATAGCCTTCCGGGCATGACGACAGACGGATTCCTTCCCCGCCACGCCATTGTCACGGCTTCCGACTCCGGCATCGGCGCCGCGACGGCCGTGGCCCTCGCCCAGGCGGGCATGGATGTCGGCATCACCTGGCACGAAGACCAGGAGGGCGCCGAGAGCACCGCCGAAGCCGTTCGCGCACGCGGACGAAACGCCGTGGTGATGCACTTCGACGCGACCGACTTCGACGCCGTGCCGGGTGTCGTCGACGACCTGCGCGATCGGCTCGGTGGCCTGGACGTGTTCGTGAACAACGCAGGAGCGAGCACTCCCAGGGCCGTGCTGGAGATTCCGATGCGGGAATGGCTGGACACGATGGCGCTGAACGTCGACGGTGCGTTCCTCGGTCTGCAGACCGCCGCACGGCACATGGTGCGCGCCGGTTCAGGCGGGCGGCTGATCGCTGTGACCAGCGTGCACGCGCATCAACCGCGGGTCGGCCTCGGCGCGTACATCGCCGCCAAGCATGCGCTCTCCGGGCTGATCAAGACGATGGCGCAGGAGCTGGGTCAGCACAGGATCACGGCGAACTCCGTGGCGCCGGGCGAGATCGCCACCGCGGCCAGCGGACGCACCTCAGAGGATGCGGAGCGCACGCACCGGCCCGGCATTCCGCTGGGACGACCGGGCAAGGCGGAGGAGGTCGCCGCGGTGATCGCCTTCCTCGCCTCGCCCGCCTCGAGCTACGTCACCGGCGCCGACTGGTCCGTGGACGGCGGAATGCTGCAGATGGGTCCGGAGGCCGGGTCGAATGTGCAGGACGATTCGTGGCGCGAAGTGTGACTCCCCCGAACGGCACCCGGCGACCCGTACGCCGCAAGGGCGCTCTCAGAAGGGCGCGAGGAGTGCTTCTGATGTCGCCGCCCACGGATCTGCCGGTCGATCGTCGGGATGATCGTCAGCGTGTCGCGTGTTGTCTGTGAACGTGACGGTGTTCTGCGGTGGTGGTCTGTCGATGTAGACGTGTCCGGTGGGACTGGTCCATTCCAGCAGCCCATCGCCGAGCTGGATGACATGCCAGGGCGAGTGGTGTTTGAGGACGTGATGTCGTCGGCACAGCGCGGCGAGGTTGTCATCGGCAGTCGGCCCGCCGGAAGCGGCGTCCTTCGTGTGATCAAGATCGGAGTCGCGGACGGGCATCCCGCATCCGGGGAACCGACAGCGTTGATCGCGCGCTCGCAGATGCCGTTTGAGTTCTTTCCCGGGCCGGTACCGGTCCACGGCGAGCATTGCCCCGCCGATCGGGTGGGTCAGCACGCGATCCCACCCGGATGCAGCACCTGCCAGCATCCGGGCCGTTTGCGGGTCGATCGGTGACCGGCCCTCCAGCTCCGCAGCCGGCGACTCGATGCCGGTAGCGCCCATCAACGTCAGGGCCGGCACGGTCACGGTCACCTTCGCGACGATGGCGGAGAGCAGCCCATCCGGAGTGTCGTGCCCGGCCGGCGCACCGGTCAACAGCAGATCCAACGCGAGATCGGCGCGCTTCTGCGCGAGCGTTCGCAGGTCGGCTGCGGCCTCTTCGCCGGGTTCGGAGTCGGTGCTCTGCTTCTGCGCAGCGGTGAGCGATTTCGCCGTCTGCGTGAGCCGGTCGAGTGCCCCGTGCACCAGGGCAGTCGGGCCGAAGACCCCCAATTCTGACATCCCATCCGGGTGCTCCTTCACCCACACGGTCCGCGTCTCTCGCGCCTCCTGGTGTCGCTCGTCCAGCGAGCGTGCCTGGTACTGCTCGGCCAGGCGCTCCGCGATCGGCCGCAACCGGTTCGGCGATTCATCCTCCGCGAACTCCAGCACCCGTGCCGCGTACGCTGCGCGCGCGTCGGGATCGTCGATGTGCATCCCGGCATCGACGATCACCCGGGTGTGTCCGGCACTGATCCGCCCGGCACCCTGCGCCGCCCACACCGCTGGGAACCGGTCGACCTTGACCTCGGCATCCGCCATCCGCCGCTGCACCGTACGGTCACTGACGCGCAGCGCCGCTGCGAGCTCCGCCGCCACCGTCCGCAGCGTCAGCTCCGCCTCATCGGCATCGCCTTGCTGCTCGACCATCGACATCGCCAACCGCGACGCCAGGGCCAGCACCCCGTCGCGGGCGGCCTGCATCGCATTGACGGACCGCTCCGCATCCCGCGCCATCTCAACCAGCGCGTCGAGCGACTTCATCTGCTCGTCCGAGGCTGTCACCATGGCGTTCATAGAACAAGTATCCGAGTGGCCACCGACATTCGAACGCCTCTACGATGAAAATCGGGACCCGCCAGATCACGAACGCACAACGAAGAAGGTCCCCCGGACAATCCGGAGGACCTTCTTCGTGTTGGTGACCCCAGCGGGATTCGAACCCGCGTTACCGCCGTGAGAGGGCAGCGTACTAGGCCGCTATACGATGGGGCCGTCATTGCAACCGTTCAAGTATGCCATGACCACCAGGCCAGAACAAATCCGGCCGGGCCTGCTCAGCCGAGCATGTCCTTGACCATCGGGACGACCTTCTCGCCGTACAGACCGATGGACTGCATCATCGTCTCGTGGCTGATCTGGCTCTGGTCGTACTTGAAGTCGAACCGGTCGACCCGCAGCGTGCCCAGTGTCGCCACGATCTTGCGAGCCACGGTCTCGGGCGAGCCGACGTACAGCGCACCCGATTCGATCTCCCGCTCGAAATCGCCCACCGCGGGCGGTGCCCAACCGCGCTCCTCGCCCATGCGCGTGCGCATCGCGAGCCAGCCGTCGTGCGTGAGCCTGCGCGCTTCCTCGTCGGTGTCGGCGACCAGGCCCGGCGAGTGCACGGCCACCGGCTTGTGCTGCACCCCGAACTGGTCCTGGGCGCGATCGAACAGATCGATGTACGGCGCGAAGCGCGCGGCCGGTCCGCCGATGATCGCGAGGAACAGGCCGAAGTTGTAGCGTGCCGTACGCACGACGGAATCGGGGCTGCCGCCGACTCCCACCCAGGTGGGGATCCCCCCGGCGGTCGTCGGGAACACCCGCTGATCCTCGAGCGCGGCACGGGTGCTGCCCTGCCAGGTGACCGGCTCCTCCTTCAGCAGGTGCGAGAGCAGGTCGAGCCGCTCCTCGAAGAGCTCCTCGTACTGACGCAGGTCGAACCCGAACAGCGGGAACGATTCGATGAACGACCCGCGACCGGCGACGATCTCGGCGCGGCCGTTCGAGACCGCGTCGAGTGTCGCGAAGCGCTCGAACACGCGCACGGGATCATCCGAACTGAGCACGGTCACAGCGGAGCCGAGGCGGATCCGTTCGGTGCGGGACGCTATCGCGGACAGCACCATCTCGGGGCTGGACACGGCGAAATCGGGGCGGTGGTGCTCCCCCACGCCGAAGAAGTCCAGACCGACCCCGTCGGCCAGGACAGCCTGGTCGATGATGTCGCGGATCACCTGGGGATGCGGGACCGGAGCCCCCGCGGCGTCATTGGTCACGCCGCCGAAGGTGTCGAGTCCGAATTCGATGTCGCTCATGACGGGGTCAACCTCGCATCCGACAATTTCATTCCTGCGAATGGATCTCGCGGAACGGCCGGACCATCTCCTCAGAACTGTCCCACAGCCGGCGGGCGAGGTCGACGTCATGCGCCTGGGGATTCGTCTTCGTGGAGATCCTCCGGGACTCGTAGTACCCACCGGGCACGAAGGTGAGGCCTGCACTGCCCTCTGCGAGCCAGACGAACTGGTCCGCACCCTTCTCGGGCGGAATCGTGAACAGCGTCCGGAACGGCCCGTGGTAGATCCGACGAAGGAGGTGATTCGTCTCGCCGGCGAAGCCGGTCGCGACCATTCCCGGGTGGAATGCGACGGCGGAGATCCCGTCGTCGCCGTGCCTGCGCTGCAGCTCCTCGGTGAAGAGGATGTTGGCGAGCTTGCCGTTGCCGTACGCCCTCAGCGGGCTGTACGCGTTCGCGTTCTGCAGATCGTCGATGTCGAATCGGGCGAACAGGCGGGCAGCCGCACTGGAGGTCTGGATCACGGTCGCGCCCGTCGCGGTGAGTGCGGGCATCAGCAGCTCGGTCAGCAGGAACGGGGCGAGATGGTTGACCTGGAACGTGCGCTCGAACCCGTCGACGGTGAGCGTGCGATCGCCCATCATCCCGCCGGCGTTGTTGGCCAGCACATCGATGCGCGGGTGAGCGGCGAGCAGCGCATCGGCGAGGCTGCGGACCTGCGACAGGTCTGCGAACTCCGCCAGATGCCAAGGCGTGCCGAGCTCGTCCGCGAGTGCCCGGGTCTTCTCTTGGGATCGACCGACGATGACGACCTCATGGCCGTCGCGGCTCAGTCGACGTGCGGCCGCGGCGCCGATGCCTCCGCTTGCCCCCGTGATGATGACGGTCTTCGACATGATGCCCTCCAGAACGATCGGACGATTTCGTCGAGCATCCCCAGCATGGATGACGAAGGCCCTCCGATCTCTCGGAGGGCCTTCGCGTGTCTGTGACCCCAGCGGGATTCGAACCCGCGTTACCGCCGTGAGAGGGCAGCGTACTAGGCCGCTATACGATGGGGCCGTCCGGCCCGTGAGGGCCGTTCAGGCAACCGTGCAAGTCTGCCATGGCGCCTCCCGCGCGTCCAAATCAGCGCCGCCCCGACGCACAGATGGGCGTGTCGCAGCCGGGAGGATCCACGTCGCGTCACGGAACTTGTCGCACATGGGCCGGAGGTGTTGAATCTGCTCATGCGTCTCACCAAGTTCGAACATGCCGCACTCCGCCTCGACCACGACGGGCAGACCCTCATCATCGATCCCGGGGCGTTCACAGCCCCTGTGGATGACCTCGCGGCCCTCACCGCAGTCGTCATCACCCACGAGCACCCCGACCACTGGACTCCTGCACACCTCGACCGGCTGCGCAGCGCGGCACCGGGCGTGCCGATCTTCGCGCCGTCAGGCGTGGCCGCCGCAGCCGAGGGGTATGACATCACCGTCGTCGCTCCCGGCGACACCGTCACCGCCGGCGCCTTCACGCTGCGCTTCTTCGGCGGCATCCACGCCGTGATCCACTCCTCTCTGCCGACCGTCGAGAACGTCGGAGTGCTCGTCAACGACGAGCTGTACTACCCCGGCGACTCGTATGCCGTGCCCGAGGGCGTGCAGGTGAGCACGCTCGCCGCGCCGATGGGCGCCCCGTGGCTGAAGGTCGGCGACGCGATGGACTTCGTCCTCGAGATCGCCCCTGCGCAGGCGTTCGGCACGCACGACGTGCCCCTGTCGGAGATCGGGCGCACGATGCATCAGCAGCGCCTGCAGTGGGCCACCGAGCAGGGCGGCGGTCAGTACTTCGACCTCAGGGTCGGCGACTCCATCGACCTCTGAGCATCGTGGGGGCTGCTCAGCCGTGCTGAGCGGCCCTCACCCTCAGGTCGCGGGCGAGGTCGTCACGGGACTCGATCACCAGGCGCCGCAGGGCACCGGGGGCATCCGTGTTCTGCTCGAGCCAGGCATCGGCATGGCTGGTCGTCGGCGATGCCGGGAACAGTCCCACGACGAGACGCTGCGCCAGCTCGATGCTGCGATCCGACCACACCTCGCGGATGCGCTCGTAGTACTCCTCGTCGAACGAGGCGATGAGGTCGCGTCGACCGCCCGCGCGGAAGCCGCCGATCGTGGCATCCAGGTGGTCGTTGGTGAGCGACCGGTCGTTCCATGCCGCCTCCCACGCGGCAGCGCGCGTCACGGCTTCCGGCAGGGATGCCAGCGCTCGGATCTCGGCGGTGCGCCCGGTCGCGGTGTCGTCCTTCGCGCGTTCGGCGATGATCTCCGTGACGGTCGCGTGGCCGGTGGTCGCGAGCGCGGTCAGCATCATCCAACGCAGGTCGGCGTCCACGGGCAGTCCGCGTGGTGCGCGGTCCTCGAGGATGTTGTGCACCTCGTCGGCATGGACGACGCTGAACCCGGATGCCGCCGCGAACGCACGGGCCCAGGCCAGCTGCGCGTCACTGCCCGCATCGGCGGACTGCAGCGCCGACCAGGTGGAGTCGGCCCAGGCACGACTCTGCCCCTCGCGCGACTCGTCGGCGACGTAGTGGCGCACGGCGAAGGCGGCGTTCGCGAGCACGGCGGTGAGCAGCGCGACGTTCGGCTCGGCCGGGGCGTGCCGCCGGACGATGTCGAGATACCGTTCTGCGCCGAGCTCGCCGTCTCGTGTCGCGTTCC
Above is a genomic segment from Microbacterium sp. W4I4 containing:
- a CDS encoding MFS transporter encodes the protein MTTSETRMLRRPPSFRKDRMVQAWLTIKAVSDAGDAIFLIAFAWTAVQIASPAVAGLVVAAGTLPRAAVLLIGGAYADRVDARRLMILFNLLRIVVLITVTVWCLATTPTVALLLAASVAFGLCDAFFEPAAGTMPRQLVDVADLPAYSALSQTLSRLGTMAGSAIGGFLVAAYGIAGSAGLNTVTYVVVVVFILLWLRPRFALPRATAQQSVLRDVADGFRYLGRERATRTLVIALSGLNLAVGPAISIGLPLQATAQGWGAGAVGVFEALVGGGAMIGALVVVRWRPRREAVGGFTALIAQGAGIVALGAGSQIVVGAGCLVVGLTAGFASVLLGSTFAATAAPDHLGRLGSILRLGDDCLMPVAMALFGLLAGILPLFVPFAIYGGAMALLMIVPLRNPQIRSIALSTPVGA
- a CDS encoding LLM class flavin-dependent oxidoreductase, with translation MSDIEFGLDTFGGVTNDAAGAPVPHPQVIRDIIDQAVLADGVGLDFFGVGEHHRPDFAVSSPEMVLSAIASRTERIRLGSAVTVLSSDDPVRVFERFATLDAVSNGRAEIVAGRGSFIESFPLFGFDLRQYEELFEERLDLLSHLLKEEPVTWQGSTRAALEDQRVFPTTAGGIPTWVGVGGSPDSVVRTARYNFGLFLAIIGGPAARFAPYIDLFDRAQDQFGVQHKPVAVHSPGLVADTDEEARRLTHDGWLAMRTRMGEERGWAPPAVGDFEREIESGALYVGSPETVARKIVATLGTLRVDRFDFKYDQSQISHETMMQSIGLYGEKVVPMVKDMLG
- a CDS encoding HNH endonuclease signature motif containing protein encodes the protein MNAMVTASDEQMKSLDALVEMARDAERSVNAMQAARDGVLALASRLAMSMVEQQGDADEAELTLRTVAAELAAALRVSDRTVQRRMADAEVKVDRFPAVWAAQGAGRISAGHTRVIVDAGMHIDDPDARAAYAARVLEFAEDESPNRLRPIAERLAEQYQARSLDERHQEARETRTVWVKEHPDGMSELGVFGPTALVHGALDRLTQTAKSLTAAQKQSTDSEPGEEAAADLRTLAQKRADLALDLLLTGAPAGHDTPDGLLSAIVAKVTVTVPALTLMGATGIESPAAELEGRSPIDPQTARMLAGAASGWDRVLTHPIGGAMLAVDRYRPGKELKRHLRARDQRCRFPGCGMPVRDSDLDHTKDAASGGPTADDNLAALCRRHHVLKHHSPWHVIQLGDGLLEWTSPTGHVYIDRPPPQNTVTFTDNTRHADDHPDDRPADPWAATSEALLAPF
- a CDS encoding SDR family NAD(P)-dependent oxidoreductase, with product MSKTVIITGASGGIGAAAARRLSRDGHEVVIVGRSQEKTRALADELGTPWHLAEFADLSQVRSLADALLAAHPRIDVLANNAGGMMGDRTLTVDGFERTFQVNHLAPFLLTELLMPALTATGATVIQTSSAAARLFARFDIDDLQNANAYSPLRAYGNGKLANILFTEELQRRHGDDGISAVAFHPGMVATGFAGETNHLLRRIYHGPFRTLFTIPPEKGADQFVWLAEGSAGLTFVPGGYYESRRISTKTNPQAHDVDLARRLWDSSEEMVRPFREIHSQE
- a CDS encoding MBL fold metallo-hydrolase is translated as MRLTKFEHAALRLDHDGQTLIIDPGAFTAPVDDLAALTAVVITHEHPDHWTPAHLDRLRSAAPGVPIFAPSGVAAAAEGYDITVVAPGDTVTAGAFTLRFFGGIHAVIHSSLPTVENVGVLVNDELYYPGDSYAVPEGVQVSTLAAPMGAPWLKVGDAMDFVLEIAPAQAFGTHDVPLSEIGRTMHQQRLQWATEQGGGQYFDLRVGDSIDL
- a CDS encoding DUF4349 domain-containing protein; the protein is MTENTGIALPPLSDDSIARIESAVFDEIGDDSASRSVSARRQEPHRVRRRWVTGLGIAAAFVVGALVTPPLMNAVSGGTGAADTASGGASTAFDSGPVPAIGQPETATDAGKAVDAAGDVADAGRDIITTAQLTLRVGDVAKAAAAISDLAAEQGGYVESTDIGLAPGAPIDSTTMPPPDRGEGWISIRIPAAKLTDAMKAAEAEGQVLGSSISRQDVTSTAVDLRARVDASKASVQRLTELMAKSGSVADLIAAESALSERQAQLESYEQQLKSIDEQVAMSSIRVQLTERTTATSADPAGFGDGLLAGWNGLIVSLNALVVAFGFLLPWLVPIAVVLLVVWLIRRRRRVVP
- a CDS encoding helix-turn-helix domain-containing protein; translation: MEDISVITAITHPVRRRIVDRLLLHGATQVGVLARTLDAQVGSISHHLRMLQKAGVVEQVDPPDGDRRASWWQLARRSFTWSSADFDSPADALIAREAQRANVRNQLDRLQRWYRVSAQSEMEGFNTDTLAWATPDELMDLQHRLGAVLDDWRAGIDRTDGQERTPVYFFAHGFPTEV
- a CDS encoding SDR family oxidoreductase, producing MTTDGFLPRHAIVTASDSGIGAATAVALAQAGMDVGITWHEDQEGAESTAEAVRARGRNAVVMHFDATDFDAVPGVVDDLRDRLGGLDVFVNNAGASTPRAVLEIPMREWLDTMALNVDGAFLGLQTAARHMVRAGSGGRLIAVTSVHAHQPRVGLGAYIAAKHALSGLIKTMAQELGQHRITANSVAPGEIATAASGRTSEDAERTHRPGIPLGRPGKAEEVAAVIAFLASPASSYVTGADWSVDGGMLQMGPEAGSNVQDDSWREV